One window of Esox lucius isolate fEsoLuc1 chromosome 25, fEsoLuc1.pri, whole genome shotgun sequence genomic DNA carries:
- the mab21l2 gene encoding protein mab-21-like 2 — MIATQAKLVYQLNKYYSERCQTRKAAIAKTIREVCKVVSDVLKEVEVQEPRFISSLSEIEARFEGMEVIAPNEFEVVLYLNQMGVFNFVDDGSLPGCAVLKLSDGRKRSMSLWVEFITASGYLSARKIRSRFQTLVAQAVDKCSYRDVVKMVADTSEVKLRIRERYVVQITPAFKCTGIWPRSAAQWPMPHIPWPGPNRVAEVKAEGFNLLSKECYSLTGKQSSAESDAWVLQFSEAENRLLMAGCRKRCLSVLKTLRDRHLELPGQPLNNYHMKTLLLYECEKHPRETDWDESCLGDRLNGILLQLISCLQCRRCPHYFLPNLDLFQGKPHSALEAAAKQTWRLAREILTNAKSLDKL; from the coding sequence ATGATCGCGACGCAGGCGAAGCTGGTCTATCAGCTCAACAAATATTACAGCGAGAGATGCCAAACTCGAAAAGCGGCCATTGCAAAGACTATCCGGGAGGTATGTAAGGTGGTTTCGGACGTCctgaaggaggtggaggtgcaggAGCCCCGGTTCATCTCCTCCCTCAGTGAAATAGAGGCTCGTTTCGAGGGGATGGAGGTCATAGCCCCTAACGAATTTGAGGTGGTCCTCTACCTCAACCAGATGGGAGTGTTCAACTTTGTAGACGATGGTTCTCTGCCCGGTTGTGCCGTGCTGAAGCTGAGCGACGGCCGCAAAAGGAGCATGTCTCTCTGGGTCGAGTTCATCACTGCCTCGGGCTACCTCTCCGCCCGGAAGATTCGCTCACGGTTTCAGACTCTGGTAGCGCAAGCGGTGGATAAGTGCAGCTATCGCGACGTAGTAAAAATGGTTGCAGACACCAGCGAAGTGAAACTAAGGATTCGGGAGAGGTATGTGGTTCAGATTACCCCCGCGTTCAAGTGTACAGGGATATGGCCTAGGAGCGCAGCCCAGTGGCCCATGCCTCATATCCCCTGGCCTGGTCCTAACCGGGTGGCCGAGGTCAAGGCCGAGGGCTTTAACCTCCTATCCAAAGAGTGCTACTCGTTAACCGGGAAACAGAGCTCTGCTGAGAGCGACGCCTGGGTCCTGCAGTTCAGCGAGGCAGAGAACAGGCTCCTGATGGCTGGATGCAGGAAGAGATGCCTCTCAGTCCTGAAGACCCTCCGCGACCGTCATCTCGAGCTGCCAGGTCAGCCCCTGAACAACTACCACATGAAGACCCTGTTGCTGTACGAGTGCGAGAAACACCCAAGGGAGACCGACTGGGATGAGTCCTGCCTCGGGGACCGACTCAACGGAATTCTGCTCCAGCTCATCTCATGTTTGCAGTGCCGCAGATGCCCCCATTATTTCTTACCAAATTTGGACCTGTTTCAGGGGAAGCCCCACTCGGCCCTGGAAGCTGCTGCCAAGCAGACGTGGAGACTAGCGAGAGAAATACTCACTAATGCAAAAAGTTTGGACAAATTATAA